The following coding sequences lie in one Lolium perenne isolate Kyuss_39 chromosome 2, Kyuss_2.0, whole genome shotgun sequence genomic window:
- the LOC127328636 gene encoding uncharacterized protein has translation MVLFMDSTKITLGDGETTSFWHDNWCAKGPLSLWAPDRFKIDTRKDRTVAKGATDNNWIRSVPRLRMPVQLSQYIEIRDALQEVTLTPTQPDTIAWCLTTDGAYNASSDYHAQFLGCHSKFIASKI, from the coding sequence ATGGTGCTCTTTATGGATTCCACCAAGATCACCCTTGGAGATGGGGAAACAACATCTTTCTGGCATGATAATTGGTGTGCCAAGGGGCCCCTTAGCCTTTGGGCACCAGATCGCTTCAAAATCGACACGAGGAAGGATCGCACTGTTGCTAAAGGAGCTACTGACAATAACTGGATTAGGTCTGTCCCAAGGTTAAGGATGCCGGTGCAACTTTCACAATACATCGAGATTCGGGATGCACTGCAGGAAGTGACTCTCACGCCCACGCAGCCTGACACCATCGCCTGGTGTCTGACCACGGACGGGGCATACAACGCAAGCTCAGACTACCATGCACAGTTCTTGGGCTGTCACTCCAAGTTTATCGCCAGCAAGATCTAG